In Mycoplasmopsis maculosa, one genomic interval encodes:
- the parE gene encoding DNA topoisomerase IV subunit B produces MSNKYDASSIQQLKGLEAVRKRPGMYIGSTDVNGLHHLVWEIVDNSIDEALAGFANEIVVSLNKDGSVSVTDNGRGIPVGKTPSGKSAVELVFTELHAGGKFSEGAYKTAGGLHGVGSSVVNALSTRLEATVYRDKKIYETIFENGDKIIQKTKEIGTTNKRGTKVKFWPNYEIFKKSKFSFETISERLRESSFLISGLTIKLIDENSNKEETYIHENGLKAFVEFINDSKNSIGDIFSYKDSKKDIEVEFGFQYTDSYSETFLSFVNNVKTKDGGTHETGLKSALTKTFNEFAADEKILKGKNTFEGDDIREGLTFVLSLKIPEKYLEFVSQTKDKLGTPEAKNAVEEVVSKYFKTWIIENKQLAKKILEKIKKAADSREAARKAKAEIRQTKNVLKEKQILSGKLTPAQSKDPKEKELFLVEGDSAGGSAKLGRDRKYQAILPLRGKVINTEKSRLLDILKNEEIATIINTIGAGIGDDFDYKKAQYNKVIIMTDADTDGAHIQILLLTFFFRHMRKLVENGNIYIALPPLYKLQSTKGKKEIKYAWDESELRELLASSFKGAEVQRYKGLGEMNADQLWETTMNPITRTLIQVKIEDAALAERRVSTLMGDNPEPRKDWINKNVDFNLEDDFEI; encoded by the coding sequence ATGAGTAATAAGTATGATGCAAGTAGTATACAACAATTAAAAGGTCTTGAAGCTGTTAGAAAAAGACCTGGTATGTATATAGGAAGTACTGATGTAAATGGTTTACATCATTTAGTTTGAGAAATTGTCGATAACTCAATTGACGAGGCTTTAGCTGGCTTTGCTAATGAAATAGTGGTTTCTTTAAATAAAGATGGTTCAGTATCTGTAACTGATAATGGTAGAGGAATACCTGTTGGAAAAACACCAAGTGGTAAAAGTGCTGTAGAATTAGTTTTTACAGAATTACATGCTGGTGGTAAATTTAGCGAAGGAGCCTATAAAACAGCGGGTGGCCTCCACGGTGTGGGATCTTCAGTTGTTAATGCTCTTAGTACTAGGTTAGAAGCAACAGTTTATAGAGATAAAAAAATTTATGAAACTATTTTTGAAAACGGAGATAAAATAATTCAAAAAACTAAAGAAATAGGTACAACTAATAAAAGAGGCACAAAGGTAAAATTTTGACCTAATTATGAAATATTCAAAAAATCAAAATTTTCATTCGAAACTATTTCTGAAAGACTTCGCGAAAGCAGTTTTTTAATTAGCGGTTTAACGATAAAGCTAATTGATGAAAATTCTAACAAGGAAGAAACATATATACATGAAAACGGTTTGAAGGCATTTGTTGAATTTATAAATGATTCTAAAAATTCAATTGGTGATATTTTTTCATATAAAGATTCAAAAAAAGACATAGAAGTTGAATTCGGTTTCCAATACACTGATTCTTATAGCGAAACATTCTTATCATTTGTAAACAATGTAAAAACTAAAGATGGTGGAACACACGAAACAGGTTTAAAATCTGCTTTAACTAAAACTTTTAATGAATTTGCAGCTGATGAAAAAATATTAAAAGGAAAAAACACATTTGAAGGTGATGATATTAGAGAAGGATTAACTTTTGTTTTATCCTTAAAAATACCTGAAAAATATCTAGAATTTGTAAGTCAAACAAAGGACAAATTAGGAACTCCCGAAGCAAAAAATGCAGTAGAAGAGGTAGTTTCTAAATATTTTAAAACTTGAATAATTGAAAACAAACAATTAGCAAAAAAAATATTAGAAAAAATTAAAAAAGCCGCTGATTCGCGTGAAGCTGCTAGAAAAGCTAAAGCGGAAATAAGACAAACAAAGAATGTTTTAAAAGAAAAGCAAATATTAAGTGGGAAATTAACTCCTGCACAAAGTAAGGACCCAAAAGAAAAAGAGCTATTTTTAGTAGAAGGGGATTCTGCTGGTGGAAGCGCTAAATTAGGAAGAGATAGAAAATATCAAGCTATTTTACCTCTTAGAGGTAAGGTAATAAATACTGAAAAATCAAGGTTATTGGATATTTTAAAAAATGAAGAAATAGCTACAATAATTAATACAATTGGTGCAGGAATAGGCGACGATTTTGACTATAAAAAAGCTCAATACAATAAAGTTATAATCATGACAGATGCGGATACTGATGGTGCACATATTCAAATACTTTTATTAACTTTTTTCTTCAGACATATGAGAAAACTTGTTGAAAACGGTAATATATATATTGCACTTCCTCCTTTGTATAAATTACAATCAACAAAAGGTAAAAAAGAAATAAAATACGCTTGAGATGAAAGTGAACTAAGAGAATTACTTGCTTCAAGTTTTAAAGGTGCTGAAGTTCAACGTTATAAAGGTCTTGGTGAAATGAATGCTGATCAGTTATGAGAAACTACAATGAACCCTATTACAAGAACTTTAATACAAGTAAAAATTGAAGACGCAGCTCTTGCTGAAAGAAGAGTTTCAACACTTATGGGCGATAATCCAGAACCACGTAAAGATTGAATAAACAAAAATGTTGATTTTAATCTAGAAGATGATTTTGAAATTTAA
- the parC gene encoding DNA topoisomerase IV subunit A — protein MDKNKQNKLDNLLSKIIKENIDSIMSDRFSKYSKYVIQQRALPDVRDGLKPVQRRILYSMFDLGLQYNKPYKKSARVVGDVIGKYHPHGDSSIYDAMVRMAQDWKMGYKLLDMHGNVGSIDDDPAAAMRYTEARLAEISDYIIGDINKQTVKFAPNFDDSEKEPIVLPSLIPNLLVNGAVGIASGFATDMPPHNLNEVLDGAILKIKNPDAPFSKLFKIIKGPDFPTGGAIYGTSGIYEAFEKGKGKITLISKYKEYDDNKFSYIEIYEIPYGVIKSKLVHDIDVIISKNDVNGLLEVKDQSDRNGISILITLDKNANKEAVLNYLLAKTEMKIFYNYNNVVIENNSPKVLNLNQLLEAYLKHVKDIKIKTINFDLVKFKARLEIVLGFLKVSEITDKVIKVIRESENSKQGVISNLISTFDFTLNQATAIAELRLYKLSKTDKQAFLIEKEELEKNIRRCKLLLDNEEEFNKYLISVFEEIKKKFGRPRLTTIYEEEFKGQINLEDLVKEEEVFVSVTKNGYLKRTTTKVFESNDISNFALKQEDQILFYNKTNTLNNLLIFTSFGNYCIVPTYKISESKWKDFGVHLSDFVELLSNEEIVSVIDVNDFNVNNYVTLFSKEGQGKRVILSDFKVSRMNKTFTAIKLRENDKLIGAELTNGLKDVLLITKRGLANLYSENDVQIYGTKSNGTKSCYMPPIDELVSFACVENDEIITLIANNSLIKRINVNTINKVSKKNLGKPIFPQLKTKQIIVNNSFVFNKDLDKMIIQKDNENYSLVEENIKNYPITTIDEGFSKIKENDILSISIINNKISGNIKSNKIEYSQSTTKEKEIIKKAQEEINVLDMDIDAILAKFVKDKKK, from the coding sequence ATGGACAAAAATAAGCAAAATAAATTAGATAATTTACTTTCAAAGATAATAAAAGAAAATATTGATAGCATAATGAGTGATAGATTTAGCAAATACTCTAAATATGTTATTCAACAAAGAGCTTTACCAGATGTTAGAGATGGTTTAAAACCTGTTCAAAGAAGAATTTTATATTCAATGTTTGATTTAGGTTTGCAATATAATAAACCTTACAAAAAATCAGCTCGTGTTGTTGGAGATGTTATTGGTAAATATCATCCACATGGTGATTCATCAATATATGATGCAATGGTTCGTATGGCACAAGATTGAAAAATGGGGTATAAATTATTAGATATGCATGGAAATGTTGGTTCAATTGATGATGATCCTGCAGCCGCAATGCGTTATACAGAAGCAAGATTGGCAGAAATTTCTGACTATATTATTGGAGATATAAACAAACAAACTGTAAAATTTGCTCCAAATTTTGATGATTCAGAAAAAGAACCTATTGTTTTACCTTCTCTTATACCAAACCTGCTAGTTAATGGTGCTGTTGGTATTGCTTCTGGATTTGCAACTGATATGCCTCCACATAATTTAAATGAAGTTTTAGATGGAGCGATTTTAAAAATTAAAAACCCTGATGCGCCTTTTTCTAAATTATTTAAAATAATAAAAGGACCTGATTTCCCAACAGGGGGAGCAATTTACGGAACATCTGGAATTTATGAAGCTTTTGAAAAAGGAAAAGGAAAAATAACGCTAATTTCTAAGTATAAAGAATATGATGATAATAAATTTAGTTATATAGAAATTTATGAAATTCCTTATGGTGTCATAAAGTCAAAATTAGTGCATGATATAGATGTAATAATTTCAAAAAATGATGTAAATGGTCTCTTAGAAGTAAAAGACCAATCTGATAGAAATGGTATAAGTATATTAATAACCTTAGATAAAAATGCAAATAAAGAAGCAGTTTTAAATTATTTACTTGCGAAAACAGAAATGAAAATCTTTTATAACTACAATAATGTTGTTATAGAAAATAATTCACCCAAAGTTTTAAACTTAAACCAGTTATTAGAAGCATATTTAAAACATGTTAAAGATATAAAAATCAAAACTATAAATTTTGATTTAGTTAAATTTAAAGCAAGATTAGAAATAGTATTAGGTTTTTTAAAAGTAAGCGAAATAACTGATAAAGTAATTAAAGTTATAAGAGAAAGTGAAAATTCAAAACAAGGTGTTATAAGTAATCTTATTTCCACATTTGATTTTACGTTAAATCAAGCTACTGCTATTGCTGAGTTAAGATTATATAAGTTAAGTAAAACTGACAAACAAGCATTTTTAATTGAAAAAGAAGAATTAGAAAAAAATATTAGAAGATGCAAACTACTATTAGATAATGAAGAAGAGTTTAATAAATATTTAATTTCAGTTTTTGAAGAGATAAAGAAAAAATTTGGTCGCCCAAGATTAACAACTATTTATGAAGAAGAGTTTAAAGGCCAAATTAATTTAGAAGATCTTGTGAAAGAGGAAGAAGTTTTTGTTTCTGTTACTAAAAACGGTTATTTGAAAAGAACTACTACAAAGGTATTTGAATCAAATGATATATCAAATTTTGCTCTAAAACAAGAAGATCAAATTTTATTCTATAATAAAACTAACACATTAAATAATCTATTAATTTTTACTAGTTTTGGTAATTATTGTATAGTTCCTACATATAAAATAAGTGAATCAAAATGAAAAGATTTCGGTGTTCATTTAAGCGATTTTGTTGAATTGCTAAGTAATGAAGAAATTGTTTCTGTTATCGATGTGAATGATTTCAATGTAAATAATTATGTAACTTTATTTTCAAAAGAAGGGCAAGGTAAAAGAGTTATACTTTCAGATTTTAAAGTTTCTAGAATGAATAAAACTTTTACAGCTATAAAATTAAGAGAAAATGATAAATTAATAGGCGCTGAATTAACCAATGGATTAAAGGATGTTCTTTTAATTACAAAAAGAGGTTTAGCTAATTTATATTCAGAAAATGATGTGCAAATATATGGCACAAAATCTAATGGCACAAAATCTTGTTATATGCCTCCAATCGACGAACTTGTAAGTTTTGCTTGTGTTGAAAACGATGAAATAATAACTCTTATAGCAAATAATAGTTTAATTAAAAGAATTAACGTAAATACTATAAATAAGGTTTCAAAGAAAAATTTAGGTAAGCCGATTTTTCCTCAATTAAAAACTAAACAAATTATTGTTAATAATTCTTTTGTTTTTAATAAAGATTTAGATAAGATGATTATTCAAAAAGATAATGAAAATTATTCCTTAGTTGAGGAAAATATTAAAAATTATCCTATAACCACTATTGATGAAGGATTTTCTAAAATAAAAGAAAATGATATTTTATCAATTTCAATAATAAATAATAAAATATCTGGAAATATAAAATCAAATAAAATTGAGTATTCACAAAGCACAACTAAAGAAAAAGAAATAATAAAAAAAGCTCAAGAAGAAATTAATGTCTTAGATATGGATATTGATGCAATCTTAGCTAAATTTGTAAAAGATAAGAAAAAGTAG
- a CDS encoding Cof-type HAD-IIB family hydrolase, whose amino-acid sequence MNENQTKKDKFLFALDLDGTTLASSSTGVLHDKTFEAIKRAQREGHIICAITGRPWRSTKPIYEALELDTVVSNYNGAQIHHPKDENFIPYIKYLNLNEMLYILGDPIVEAEISNIAIEGPGWVQLQHRDPALEGVFGFSSASKFVVGLNLNKVPLRPTGIIFDVKPTTDVEKLRKYLRSRYGDLGEFSYWSKGEGLTPVFDITNVTVNKGRALSLLSRYYGVKLEHTIAIGDGFNDVPMFKVAGVSVAVGNASDAVKKHATIRLKKTNRNGAVGEYINRFLDNPEKEIAKARANAEKMAKYNGEDED is encoded by the coding sequence ATGAATGAAAATCAAACAAAAAAAGATAAATTTTTATTTGCTTTAGATTTAGATGGTACTACACTTGCATCAAGTTCAACTGGTGTATTACACGATAAAACCTTTGAGGCTATAAAAAGAGCTCAAAGAGAAGGTCATATTATTTGTGCTATAACTGGTAGACCATGAAGAAGCACAAAACCAATTTATGAAGCTTTAGAACTAGATACAGTAGTTTCAAATTATAATGGTGCTCAAATTCACCACCCGAAAGATGAAAATTTTATACCATATATAAAATATTTAAATCTTAATGAAATGCTATATATACTTGGAGACCCAATTGTTGAAGCTGAAATTTCAAATATTGCTATTGAAGGACCTGGTTGAGTTCAATTACAACATAGAGACCCTGCATTAGAAGGTGTTTTTGGTTTTAGTTCAGCAAGTAAATTTGTTGTTGGTTTAAATTTAAATAAGGTTCCATTAAGACCAACTGGAATAATTTTTGATGTTAAGCCTACAACAGATGTTGAAAAACTTAGAAAATATTTAAGATCAAGATATGGTGACTTAGGAGAATTTTCATATTGATCAAAAGGAGAAGGTTTAACACCAGTTTTTGATATTACAAATGTTACTGTAAACAAAGGTAGAGCCCTATCTTTATTATCTAGATACTATGGAGTTAAATTAGAACACACAATAGCTATTGGTGATGGTTTCAACGATGTTCCTATGTTTAAAGTAGCTGGCGTTTCTGTTGCTGTTGGAAATGCATCAGATGCAGTTAAAAAACACGCTACAATTAGACTTAAGAAAACAAATAGAAATGGAGCGGTTGGAGAATATATTAATAGATTTCTAGATAATCCTGAAAAAGAAATAGCAAAAGCTAGAGCTAATGCTGAAAAAATGGCAAAATACAATGGTGAAGACGAAGATTAA
- a CDS encoding ribonuclease HIII yields MSFIEYTTDFIELKNKNIIGIDEVGVGDYFGPLCSAAVYVPYENIKELEKIGGIGDSKKLSDTKILSLAKKIKESNLVKYSIFHLTPNGYNSLNKNYNANYLKMFTHLKAFSKLSEIKVDYIFIDQYSTKNSILKYYNDFVFKNNWANLKEFNSDVLLANKAESLHISVAIASILARADFLEFMKNMNIKYNTQFPFGAGNNVKEFAEEFFNSVGNDENIKIHTSKQSFDMKKK; encoded by the coding sequence ATGAGTTTCATTGAATATACAACAGATTTTATAGAATTAAAAAATAAAAATATTATAGGCATTGACGAAGTTGGTGTTGGAGACTATTTTGGTCCTTTATGTTCAGCTGCGGTTTATGTTCCGTATGAAAATATAAAAGAATTAGAAAAAATTGGCGGTATTGGTGATAGTAAAAAATTGAGTGACACTAAAATACTTTCTTTAGCAAAAAAAATAAAGGAAAGTAATTTAGTTAAATATTCTATTTTTCATTTAACACCAAATGGCTATAATTCATTAAACAAAAATTACAATGCAAATTATTTAAAAATGTTTACCCACTTAAAGGCTTTTAGTAAATTATCTGAAATAAAAGTTGATTATATATTTATTGATCAATATTCCACTAAAAACTCTATTTTAAAGTATTATAATGATTTTGTTTTTAAAAATAATTGAGCTAATTTAAAAGAATTTAATTCTGATGTTTTATTAGCGAATAAAGCAGAAAGTTTACATATAAGTGTAGCTATTGCTTCAATTTTAGCAAGAGCTGACTTTTTAGAATTTATGAAAAACATGAATATTAAATATAATACACAATTTCCATTTGGTGCCGGAAATAATGTAAAGGAATTTGCAGAAGAATTTTTTAATTCAGTAGGTAATGACGAAAATATAAAAATACATACTTCGAAACAATCTTTTGATATGAAAAAAAAATAA
- a CDS encoding zinc-dependent alcohol dehydrogenase family protein, translating to MKMKALVYHGDHNISLEMVDKPVILKPTDAIVKVTKTTICGTDLGIFKGKNPEVASGRILGHEGIGIVESVGDSVSNVKVGDKVLISCITPCGKCDNCRKQLYSHCREEEGGWKFGYMINGTQAEYVRVPFADNSLYKYPATISDDVAVMLSDALPTGHEIGVKYGNVKPGDSIAIVGAGPVGMGALLTSQLYSPANIIVIDLDENRLKMAKELGATHTIVPSENLLKDVQAIVGKDGVDVAIEAVGVPQTWDVCQTIVKPGGNIAVVGVHGKKVDFNVQNLWIKNLTITTGLVNTNTTPMLINGVSTGKLPVEKLITHKFNLSDMMKAYETFLNAADTKAMKLLIDAEK from the coding sequence ATGAAAATGAAAGCATTAGTTTACCACGGGGATCATAACATTTCTCTTGAAATGGTAGACAAACCAGTTATTTTAAAACCAACAGATGCTATTGTTAAAGTTACAAAAACAACAATTTGTGGAACAGATTTAGGTATCTTTAAAGGTAAAAATCCAGAAGTAGCTTCAGGTCGTATTTTAGGCCATGAAGGGATTGGTATTGTTGAGTCAGTTGGAGATAGTGTTTCTAATGTTAAAGTTGGGGACAAAGTTTTAATCTCATGTATCACACCATGTGGTAAATGTGATAACTGTCGTAAACAATTATATTCACACTGCCGTGAAGAAGAAGGTGGTTGAAAATTTGGTTACATGATAAACGGTACACAAGCAGAATACGTGAGAGTGCCTTTTGCTGATAATAGTTTATACAAATATCCTGCAACAATTTCAGATGATGTTGCTGTTATGTTATCAGATGCATTACCTACAGGTCATGAAATAGGTGTTAAATATGGTAATGTAAAACCAGGTGATTCAATCGCTATTGTTGGTGCTGGTCCAGTTGGTATGGGTGCGTTATTAACATCTCAATTATATTCACCAGCTAATATTATTGTTATTGACCTAGATGAAAACAGATTAAAAATGGCTAAAGAATTAGGAGCAACTCACACAATAGTTCCAAGTGAAAACTTATTAAAAGATGTTCAAGCTATTGTTGGAAAAGATGGTGTTGATGTGGCTATTGAAGCTGTTGGTGTTCCTCAAACATGAGACGTTTGTCAAACAATCGTTAAACCAGGTGGTAACATTGCTGTTGTTGGTGTTCATGGTAAAAAAGTTGACTTTAATGTTCAAAACTTATGAATCAAAAACCTTACAATTACAACAGGTTTAGTTAATACAAACACAACACCAATGTTAATAAACGGTGTTTCAACAGGAAAATTACCAGTTGAAAAATTAATCACACATAAATTTAATTTAAGTGATATGATGAAAGCTTATGAAACATTCTTAAACGCAGCTGATACAAAAGCTATGAAACTTTTAATTGATGCTGAAAAATAA
- the fmt gene encoding methionyl-tRNA formyltransferase, whose amino-acid sequence MKILLAGTPNFSVPIFEEIIKNFTVVGIVSQPDRPSVRGHSLTPTPTKLLAEKYNIKCFQPEKICDIKNELQELNYDYLITAAFGQFIPDSILSIAKKMNLNIHGSLLPKYRGAAPIQYSLLNNDKLTGISFMEMVKKMDSGDVFATIEYKILENDTATTLFNKLSDLASKNIVKWIKDLDNGILKRHPQNEELVTLSPKLKKEDAFLNKSLTVDKAIGIIRAFEMNPGAYTIIENKRVKIFFATKTPVNNALKLEFADGTLYALEYQFESKKRIKIK is encoded by the coding sequence ATGAAAATATTATTAGCAGGAACACCAAATTTTTCAGTACCAATTTTTGAAGAAATAATAAAAAATTTTACAGTTGTAGGAATAGTAAGTCAGCCAGATAGACCTTCTGTAAGGGGCCATTCGTTAACTCCTACACCAACTAAATTATTAGCGGAAAAATATAATATTAAGTGTTTTCAACCGGAAAAAATTTGTGATATAAAGAATGAATTACAAGAATTAAATTATGATTATTTGATAACAGCCGCGTTTGGTCAATTCATACCAGACTCTATTTTATCTATAGCAAAAAAAATGAATTTGAATATTCATGGTTCATTATTACCTAAATATAGAGGAGCAGCTCCAATTCAATATTCATTATTAAATAATGATAAACTAACCGGTATTTCATTTATGGAAATGGTTAAAAAAATGGATTCAGGAGATGTATTTGCAACTATAGAATATAAAATTTTGGAAAACGATACAGCAACTACATTGTTTAATAAATTAAGTGATTTAGCAAGCAAAAATATTGTTAAATGAATAAAAGATCTTGATAATGGAATTTTAAAAAGACACCCGCAAAATGAGGAATTAGTAACACTTAGTCCAAAATTAAAAAAAGAAGATGCTTTTTTGAATAAAAGTTTAACAGTTGATAAAGCTATTGGAATAATAAGAGCATTTGAAATGAATCCTGGTGCGTATACTATAATCGAAAATAAAAGAGTTAAAATATTTTTTGCTACAAAAACCCCAGTAAACAACGCTTTAAAGCTTGAATTTGCAGACGGAACTCTTTATGCATTGGAATATCAGTTTGAAAGTAAAAAAAGAATAAAGATAAAATAG
- the gap gene encoding type I glyceraldehyde-3-phosphate dehydrogenase yields the protein MKRIAINGFGRIGRLTLRHLLEIKNKDVEVVAVNDLTDPAMLAHLLKYDTAFGPLSNEIEVKENAIVVDGKEIKVFSEKEPSLLPWGELNIDIVLECTGFFVKKDLASKHLQAGAKKVLISAPTGKDVKTIAYNVNHDTLTKEDTIVSGASCTTNALAPVVKVLMDNFGIENGYMTTVHSFTADQMLQDGPHRKGDLRRARAAAQNIVPSTTGAAKAIGLVIPEAEGVLDGFALRVPTITGSFVDLSVQLKSNPTVEEINAAFEKSANETLKYETDEIVSSDVVNSHYGSIFDSTLTKVQENNGQKIYKVFAWYDNEMSYTSQLVRTLIYMAKL from the coding sequence ATGAAAAGAATTGCCATAAATGGTTTTGGACGTATTGGTCGTTTGACATTACGTCACTTATTAGAAATAAAAAACAAAGATGTTGAAGTTGTTGCTGTTAATGATTTAACAGACCCAGCTATGTTAGCACACTTATTAAAATATGATACAGCATTTGGTCCTTTATCAAACGAAATTGAAGTTAAAGAAAATGCTATCGTTGTTGATGGAAAAGAAATCAAAGTATTTTCAGAAAAAGAACCTTCATTATTACCATGAGGTGAATTAAACATTGATATTGTTTTAGAATGTACAGGTTTCTTTGTTAAAAAAGATTTAGCAAGTAAACACCTTCAAGCAGGCGCTAAAAAAGTTTTAATTTCAGCTCCAACTGGTAAAGATGTTAAAACAATAGCTTACAACGTTAACCACGATACTTTAACAAAAGAAGATACTATTGTTTCAGGTGCTTCATGTACAACAAATGCTTTAGCTCCAGTTGTTAAAGTTTTAATGGATAACTTTGGTATTGAAAACGGTTACATGACAACAGTTCACTCATTTACAGCTGACCAAATGTTGCAAGATGGCCCACACCGTAAAGGTGACTTACGTCGTGCACGTGCAGCAGCTCAAAATATTGTTCCATCTACAACAGGTGCTGCAAAAGCAATTGGATTAGTTATTCCTGAAGCTGAAGGTGTTCTTGATGGTTTTGCATTACGTGTTCCAACAATTACAGGTTCATTTGTTGACTTATCAGTTCAATTAAAATCAAATCCAACAGTAGAAGAAATTAACGCAGCTTTTGAAAAATCAGCTAATGAAACATTAAAATATGAAACAGATGAAATTGTTTCTTCAGACGTTGTTAATTCACATTATGGATCAATTTTCGATTCAACATTAACAAAAGTTCAAGAAAACAACGGACAAAAAATTTATAAAGTTTTTGCATGATACGATAATGAAATGT